A stretch of the Takifugu flavidus isolate HTHZ2018 chromosome 1, ASM371156v2, whole genome shotgun sequence genome encodes the following:
- the trim8b gene encoding E3 ubiquitin-protein ligase TRIM8b yields the protein MSACAMMTADMAETWRNCFEEELICPICLHVFSDPIQLPCKHNFCRGCISEAWAKDSALARCPECNHAYTQKPSLEKNHKLSNIVEKYNALSVEKPSTPPLQCILCRRGPPLPAAKVCLRCNAPCCQSHVQTHLQQPCSALGHLLVEAEAVKAWTCLQHDKYRLYHCEAEQTAVCQYCCFARCHPSHGHAVTDVELRRNDIRQSLLRQQERVEERVHEIEEQLCKLDSDKCVVEDRVCELKEEVRLQYQRMHQLLEEDLSRTLEALDRAHARYCQDNAAQVLALGEQRHETQKLLSSIHTAFSKAEDLSFMKNTKPVKILTDRSQACVGGALPPYKVGNLNSKLFLSEISKREKSLKRTLEAPLTPPSTFLQSIPAYPSGQSSASGAEKRKHSAAFPEGNGSVGKNTAPGFKDSSSSSSSLSKQPYLGSGSASGEGQSTNQQPLGPCGPPHIGEGGGAGSGSGALTSHHSGSVFGSSHFPPGGSSSSHSSQQAVLPQYGGRKILVCTMDNCYCSGMPSVSGHRSHPPYPRSGSFPWVSTQDYPPPPGLASGGPSMQGLAVRDWIDASQTHRHTDFYGLYGQPSTKHYVTS from the exons ATGTCCGCCTGCGCCATGATGACCGCCGACATGGCCGAGACGTGGAGGAACTGCTTCGAGGAGGAGCTCATCTGCCCCATCTGCCTGCACGTCTTCTCCGACCCCATCCAGCTGCCCTGCAAGCACAACTTCTGCCGGGGCTGCATCAGCGAGGCCTGGGCCAAGGACTCGGCGCTGGCCCGCTGCCCCGAGTGCAACCACGCGTACACGCAGAAGCCCAGCCTGGAGAAGAACCACAAGCTGTCCAACATCGTGGAGAAGTACAACGCCCTGAGCGTGGAGAAGCCCAGCACGCCGCCGCTGCAGTGCATCCTGTGCCGCCGCGGCCCCCCGCTGCCCGCCGCCAAGGTGTGCCTGCGCTGCAACGCGCCGTGCTGCCAGTCGCACGTCCAGACGCACCTGCAGCAGCCGTGCTCGGCCCTCGGGCACCTGCTGGTGGAGGCGGAGGCGGTGAAGGCCTGGACCTGCCTCCAGCACGACAAGTACCGGCTGTACCACTGCGAGGCCGAGCAGACGGCCGTGTGCCAGTACTGCTGCTTCGCCCGCTGCCACCCCAGCCACGGGCACGCCGTCACCGACGTGGAGCTGCGCCGCAATGACATCAGA CAAAGCCTGCTGCGGCAGCAGGAGCGCGTGGAGGAGCGAGTGCACGAGATCGAGGAGCAGCTCTGCAAGCTGGACTCCGACAAGTGCGTGGTGGAG GACCGGGTGTgcgagctgaaggaggaggtgcGTCTGCAGTACCAGCGCATGCatcagctcctggaggaggacctgagTCGGACGCTGGAGGCCCTGGACCGGGCGCACGCCCGCTACTGCCAGGACAACGCCGCGCAGGTCCTGGCTCTGGGGGAGCAGCGGCACGAGACCCAGAAGCTGCTGAGCTCCATCCACACGGCCTTCAGCAAGGCGGAGGACCTGAGCTTCATGAAGAACACCAAGCCTGTGAAGATCCTCACGGACAG GTCGCAGGCGTGCGTGGGCGGCGCTCTTCCTCCCTATAAAGTTGGGAATCTCAATTCTAAACTGTTCCTCTCTGAAATCTCCAAGCGAGAGAAGAGCCTGAAGAGAACACTGGAAG CTCCTCTCACCCCTCcgtcgaccttcctgcagtccATCCCTGCCTACCCCAGCGGGCAGAGTTCTGCCTCTGGAGCGGAGAAACGGAAACATTCCGCCGCCTTCCCCGAGGGGAACGGCAGCGTTGGAAAAAACACGGCTCCGGGTTTCAAGgactcctcctcgtcctcgtcctcgttaTCCAAGCAGCCCTACCTGGGCTCTGGCTCCGCCTCTGGGGAAGGTCAGTCCACCAATCAGCAGCCTCTGGGGCCCTGCGGCCCGCCTCACATCGGCGAGGGCGGCGGAGCAGGAAGCGGAAGCGGCGCTCTGACCAGCCACCACTCGGGCTCCGTGTTCGGCTCCTCGCACTTCCCCCCGgggggcagcagctcctcccactcctcccagCAGGCCGTGCTGCCGCAGTACGGCGGCCGGAAGATCCTGGTGTGCACGATGGATAACTGCTACTGCTCCGGGATGCCCTCGGTGTCGGGCCACCGCAGCCACCCGCCCTACCCGAGGTCGGGCTCCTTTCCCTGGGTCAGCACCCAGGactacccccctccccccggccTGGCCTCTGGGGGGCCGTCCATGCAGGGCCTGGCCGTGAGGGACTGGATAGACGCCtcccagacacacagacacacagatttctACGGGCTGTACGGGCAGCCCTCCACAAAGCACTATGTCACCAGTTAA
- the arl3b gene encoding ADP-ribosylation factor-like protein 3 codes for MGLLSILRKLKSTPDQEVRILLLGLDNGGKTTLLKHLASEDISHITPTQGFNIKSVQSQGFKLNVWDIGGQRKIRPYWRNYFENTDLLIYVIDSADRKRFEETGQELAELLDEEKLSGVPVLIFANKQDLLTAAPASEIAEGLNLHTIRDRIWQIQACSALSGEGIQEGINWLCKNVNSKKK; via the exons ATG GGATTGCTTTCCATTCTGCGCAAACTAAAGAGCACACCAGACCAGGAGGTTCGGATTCTGCTGCTGGGTCTGGACAACGGAGGCAAGACCACCCTCCTGAAACATCTGGCCTCAGAGGACATCAGCCACATCACCCCCACACAG GGATTTAACATCAAAAGTGTCCAGTCTCAGGGGTTTAAACTCAACGTTTGGGACATCGGAGGCCAGCGGAAGATCCGGCCCTACTGGAGAAATTACTTTGAAAACACAGATTTGCTG ATTTATGTCATCGACAGTGCCGACAGGAAGAGGTTTGAGGAAACGGGTCAG GAGCTGGCGGAGTTACTggatgaggagaagctgagcgGCGTTCCGGTGCTGATCTTTGCCAACAAGCAGGACCTGCTGACGGCCGCCCCGGCCTCCGAGATCGCCGAGGGTCTCAACCTGCACACCATCCGCGATCGCATATGGCAGATCCAGGCGTGCTCGGCCCTGTCCGGAGAGGGGATCCAG GAAGGGATAAATTGGTTGTGCAAGAACGTCAACTCCAAGAAAAAATAG